One Saccharomyces kudriavzevii IFO 1802 strain IFO1802 genome assembly, chromosome: 4 genomic region harbors:
- the RGA2 gene encoding GTPase-activating protein RGA2 (similar to Saccharomyces cerevisiae RGA2 (YDR379W) and RGA1 (YOR127W); ancestral locus Anc_5.453), whose translation MAAGLISNQSPSCVRCEKSIASSQVYELENKRWHDRCFKCYKCDKQLKADSDFLVLDTGTLICYDCSDKCTSCGDKIDDTAIILPSSNEAYCSNCFRCCKCSKRIKNLKYAKTKRGLCCMDCHEKLLRKKKQLLEKQTKDSPRYISPMELPRRSANRPLSPSRMNGKSSASSDGVEIDDDTACSSEGQQHAPQVLVSQETDDFSLDNDNDNDNDNSNERKQKSSHARTISIDDILNSTLEHDSNSIEEQSLVDNEEYINRIGGDVNYRLLQPQKVNQDSKVTSDPKSPTSHSNANRFFSIYDKEEGDRDNTDGKENTCSVDTPRNSTEKITSPLNSPMAVQMNEGVDRPHGLALNLPDTPKESNRPAQSTQMSTSKSMSQVSSLTRSDTLDMRSPTSSSTLRVSDNGNPRRPQTSDNLTSHNKIALSPNKKLSRSFSLKSKNFVHSLKSKTHHTVPTQESDTHSGWGVSSTHTSIRKSKTKKDPTSRGRSDSTIYNTPPQNENFSVSEPNHKKAQSSLGNIPKKQNSNDLATSRRINGSYPSSSSGQHIAMFRTPPLESGALFKRPSISSESAHHKSSSLQTSRSTNALSEDVSTTVDTTDENATSLERDFYLTELALRKLKLDVRELEGTKKKLLQEVENLRSMKESLSNDVEYLTREKDKRSLSSRESLEPKEHNATSIHMKSPSANVDRKGSISNASPKPRFWKIFSSGGKDHQPVDPESQQHSPNSSSTGMTNIAQKEISTPKLIRAHDELPSPGKRSPSPSPKKLNMVSDGSHLYGSTLSARCAFEKSPVPMIVKCCIDYIEADDVGLRMEGLYRKSGSQTLIEEIEKEFAQTNLLHNDRVGPKLNDLLNEDIHAVASVLKRYLRKLPNPILSFTIYDTLIDLVRSNQLLERLSLNNGDFSQSPERLSLCEIILKNLSKILKSLPLEHQEALKVLATHINKVQGYSDRNLMNLHNLSLVFAPSLIHDLNGEKDITDMKERNYIVEFILGNYRDIFKSV comes from the coding sequence ATGGCAGCTGGCCTTATTAGTAATCAATCGCCTTCCTGTGTGAGATGCGAGAAATCAATCGCATCTAGTCAAGTATACGAAttagaaaacaaaagatgGCATGACCGGTGCTTTAAGTGCTATAAATGCGATAAACAGCTGAAAGCAGACTCAGACTTTTTGGTTTTGGATACTGGAACCCTAATATGCTACGACTGTTCAGACAAGTGTACAAGTTGTGGAGATAAAATAGATGACACGGCGATTATATTGCCATCCTCTAACGAGGCCTACTGTTCCAATTGCTTCAGGTGTTGCAAGTGCAGCAAGCGTATAAAGAACTTGAAATACGCGAAGACAAAACGAGGATTATGTTGCATGGATTGCCACGAAAAATTgttgaggaagaaaaagcaattgttagaaaaacaaacaaaggATTCACCAAGATATATTTCTCCAATGGAGCTTCCCCGAAGATCAGCTAACAGACCTCTATCGCCAAGCAGAATGAACGGTAAGTCGTCTGCCAGTTCAGATGGCGTTGAGATAGACGATGACACTGCATGCTCGAGTGAGGGACAACAACATGCTCCGCAAGTTTTAGTCTCACAGGAAACGGATGATTTTTCCTtggataatgataatgataatgataacgACAATAGTAATGAACGGAAGCAAAAATCTTCTCACGCAAGAACGATTTCGATTGATGACATACTGAATTCGACTTTGGAACACGATAGTAATAgtattgaagaacaaagcTTGGTGGATAATGAAGAGTACATCAACAGAATTGGTGGGGATGTGAACTATAGGCTGTTACAGCCTCAGAAAGTTAATCAGGATTCTAAAGTGACGAGTGACCCTAAATCTCCAACTTCACATTCCAACGCAAATAGATTCTTTTCGATTTatgataaagaagaaggtgacAGAGATAATACCGatggcaaagaaaatacttGTTCAGTTGATACGCCCAGAAATAgtactgaaaaaattacgAGTCCTTTAAATAGTCCCATGGCTGTACAAATGAATGAAGGAGTTGACCGACCTCATGGACTAGCATTAAATTTACCAGATACTCCCAAAGAAAGTAACAGACCAGCTCAAAGTACGCAAATGTCAACTTCCAAATCCATGAGCCAAGTTTCTTCGCTTACAAGGTCGGATACCCTAGATATGAGGTCACctacatcttcatcaacgTTACGTGTGTCTGATAACGGGAATCCCAGAAGGCCTCAAACATCAGATAACTTAACTTCACATAACAAAATAGCACTATCCCCGAATAAGAAGCTTTCAAGGTCGTTTTCATTGAAGTCCAAGAATTTTGTTCACAGTCTGAAAAGTAAAACTCATCATACCGTTCCTACACAGGAATCGGACACACATTCCGGCTGGGGTGTCTCCTCTACTCATACTAGCATACGAAAATCGAAAACTAAGAAAGACCCCACATCGAGAGGCCGGAGCGACAGTACGATATATAATACTCCACCACAAAATGAGAACTTTAGTGTATCGGAACCCAACCACAAAAAGGCACAAAGTAGCCTTGGAAATATAccaaaaaagcaaaattcTAACGATTTAGCCACTAGCAGACGTATAAATGGTTCCTATCCAAGCTCAAGTTCGGGGCAACATATCGCGATGTTCCGTACGCCACCTTTGGAATCAGGCGCCTTGTTTAAGCGGCCATCAATATCATCTGAATCCGCGCACCATAAGTCATCAAGTTTACAGACATCTAGATCTACTAATGCATTGTCGGAGGATGTTTCCACGACGGTGGATACAACTGATGAAAATGCCACAAGTTTGGAAAGGGATTTTTACTTGACTGAATTAGCTttaagaaaattgaaattagaTGTGAGGGAACTGGAAGGtacgaaaaagaaattacttCAAGAGGTGGAGAATCTAAGATCAATGAAAGAAAGCCTGTCAAATGATGTTGAGTATTTAACCAGAGAAAAAGATAAGCGATCATTATCGTCACGGGAGTCCTTAGAACCAAAAGAGCATAATGCAACATCGATTCACATGAAATCACCAAGCGCCAACGTAGATAGAAAAGGGAGCATATCTAATGCCAGTCCCAAACCGCGGTTCTGGAAGATATTTTCCAGTGGTGGCAAAGACCATCAACCAGTCGACCCAGAGTCGCAGCAACACTCTCCaaattcatcttcaacTGGAATGACAAATATAGCacagaaagaaatatcaaCGCCTAAGTTAATTCGGGCGCATGATGAATTGCCATCGCCGGGCAAAAGATCGCCATCGCCAAGTCCgaagaagttgaatatGGTAAGCGATGGCTCACATTTATATGGATCAACATTATCAGCTCGATGtgcatttgaaaaaagccCCGTTCCAATGATAGTTAAGTGTTGTATTGATTATATTGAAGCAGATGATGTTGGACTGAGAATGGAAGGCTTATACAGAAAATCAGGGTCCCAAACTCTAATCGAAGAgattgaaaaggaatttgCCCAAACTAATCTATTGCATAATGATAGAGTGGGCCCCAAATTAAATGATCTattgaatgaagatattCATGCGGTGGCTAGTGTACTTAAGCGatatttgagaaaattgCCAAATCCCATTTTATCCTTTACCATATATGACACTCTGATAGATTTGGTAAGAAGTAATCAACTGCTTGAAAGATTATCATTAAACAACGGCGATTTTTCGCAATCCCCCGAGAGATTGTCGCTGTGTGAAATCATTCTCAAGAACCTGagcaaaattttgaaaagtttacCCCTAGAGCACCAAGAGGCGCTCAAAGTATTGGCAACCCACATTAACAAGGTGCAAGGGTACAGCGATAGGAATCTAATGAACTTACATAATTTGTCACTGGTTTTTGCGCCAAGTCTAATCCATGATCTCAACGGTGAAAAGGATATCACGGATATGAAGGAAAGAAACTACATTGTGGAATTTATATTAGGAAACTATAGAGACATATTTAAATCGGTATGA
- the ATP17 gene encoding F1F0 ATP synthase subunit f (similar to Saccharomyces cerevisiae ATP17 (YDR377W); ancestral locus Anc_5.451), which produces MIFKRAVSTLIPPKVVSSKNIGSAPNAKRIANVVHFYKSLPQGPAPVIRANTRLGRYKAKYFDGDNASGKPLWQFALGIIAFGYSMEYYFHLRHHKGAEEN; this is translated from the coding sequence atgatttttAAACGTGCAGTATCTACACTGATTCCCCCAAAAGTGGTGTCTTCCAAGAACATAGGTTCAGCACCAAATGCTAAGCGCATTGCCAATGTTGTGCACTTTTACAAGTCCCTACCTCAAGGCCCAGCGCCGGTCATCAGGGCTAACACCAGATTAGGCAGATACAAGGCCAAATACTTTGATGGGGATAACGCTAGCGGTAAACCATTGTGGCAGTTTGCTTTAGGTATTATTGCCTTTGGTTACTCAATGGAATATTACTTCCATTTGAGACATCATAAAGGTGCAGAAGAGAATTGA
- the SDH6 gene encoding Sdh6p (similar to Saccharomyces cerevisiae YDR379C-A; ancestral locus Anc_5.454), whose amino-acid sequence MPKRLSGLQKEVLHLYRTSIRTAHSKPKENQINFINYIHEEFGKYKNLPRKDFTTIEHLLRVGNKKVATFSHPELTNIH is encoded by the coding sequence ATGCCAAAGAGACTAAGCGGATTGCAAAAGGAGGTTTTACACCTCTACAGAACTTCTATAAGGACGGCCCATTCAAAGCCGAAGGAAAACCAAATAAACTTCATTAACTATATTCATGAGGAGTTTGGCAAGTATAAAAACTTGCCAAGAAAAGATTTCACCACGATTGAACACTTGCTAAGGGttggaaacaaaaaagtAGCTACATTTTCACATCCTGAACTGACAAACATACATTAA